The following are encoded together in the Desulfococcus multivorans genome:
- the sucC gene encoding ADP-forming succinate--CoA ligase subunit beta gives MKIHEYQAKELFRKHGVAVPEGGVAFSVDEARAVADKLGRFPVVVKAQIHAGGRGKGGGVKVAKDAGEFDSYANQILGMTLVTKQTGPEGKRVKKLLIEEGLNIAKELYLSILPDRSTAKMVIMASEAGGMDIEEVAEKTPEKIIKVFVDPLLGLMPYHLRSAAFGLNIPAEAMKSFTTLLKNLYHMAVNYDCSMVEINPLVLTAENTVIALDAKVDFDDNALYRHKDVVEYRDLDEEDPTEVEASRYQLNYIHLGGGGNVGNMVNGAGLAMATMDCIKFAGGKPVNFLDVGGGASAEQIENGFRILQGDPNVKAILINIFGGILRCDRLANGVVQAARKVGMRVPVIIRMEGTNLEEGRKILADSGLSLINATDLKDAARKLTEVIQ, from the coding sequence ATGAAGATCCACGAATATCAAGCCAAGGAATTGTTCAGAAAACACGGCGTCGCGGTGCCCGAGGGCGGCGTCGCCTTCAGCGTCGACGAAGCCAGGGCCGTGGCGGACAAGCTCGGCCGGTTTCCGGTGGTGGTCAAGGCCCAGATCCATGCCGGCGGCAGGGGCAAGGGCGGCGGCGTCAAGGTCGCCAAGGACGCGGGGGAATTCGACTCCTATGCCAACCAGATCCTGGGGATGACCCTGGTCACCAAGCAGACCGGCCCCGAGGGCAAGCGCGTCAAGAAGCTCCTCATCGAGGAGGGCCTCAACATCGCCAAGGAGCTCTACCTCAGCATCCTGCCCGACCGGAGCACGGCCAAGATGGTCATCATGGCCAGCGAGGCCGGCGGCATGGACATCGAGGAGGTGGCCGAAAAAACCCCCGAGAAGATCATCAAGGTCTTCGTGGATCCCCTGCTGGGCCTCATGCCCTATCATCTCAGGTCCGCCGCCTTCGGGCTCAACATCCCGGCCGAGGCCATGAAATCCTTCACGACCCTGTTGAAAAACCTCTATCACATGGCGGTGAACTACGACTGCTCCATGGTGGAGATCAACCCCCTGGTCCTGACGGCGGAAAACACCGTCATCGCCCTTGACGCCAAGGTCGACTTCGACGACAACGCCCTCTACCGCCACAAGGACGTCGTCGAGTATCGCGACCTGGACGAGGAGGACCCCACCGAGGTCGAAGCCTCCAGGTATCAGCTCAACTACATCCACCTCGGCGGCGGCGGCAACGTCGGCAACATGGTCAACGGCGCCGGTCTGGCCATGGCGACCATGGACTGCATCAAGTTCGCCGGCGGCAAACCGGTCAACTTTCTGGACGTGGGCGGCGGCGCCAGCGCGGAGCAGATCGAGAACGGCTTCCGCATCCTCCAGGGAGACCCCAACGTCAAGGCCATCCTCATCAACATCTTCGGCGGCATCCTGCGGTGCGACCGTCTGGCCAACGGCGTGGTTCAGGCCGCCCGCAAGGTCGGCATGCGCGTTCCGGTCATCATCCGCATGGAGGGCACCAACCTGGAGGAAGGCCGGAAGATCCTTGCGGATTCGGGCCTCTCGCTGATCAACGCGACGGATCTCAAGGACGCCGCCCGAAAGCTGACAGAAGTCATCCAGTAA
- the sucD gene encoding succinate--CoA ligase subunit alpha — protein MSILVNKDTKLLVQGITGKEGQFHTRACIEYGTKVVAGVTPGKGGMMMDDVPVFNSVREAVVRTGANAGMIFVPPPFAADAIMEAVDAELPLIVCITEGIPVMDMLKVKNYIKGKPVRLIGPNCPGIITPGECKIGIMPGKIHMPGKIGVVSRSGTLTYEAVHALTLAGLGQTTCIGIGGDPVNGTNFIDCLSRFQEDDATEGIVMIGEIGGSAEEDAADYIKANVTKPVVGFIAGLTAPPGRRMGHAGAIISGSSGTGQSKVAAMKANGITVCENLAYLKDVCAETFK, from the coding sequence GTGAGCATACTCGTCAATAAAGACACGAAACTTTTGGTACAGGGGATCACGGGAAAGGAAGGCCAGTTCCACACCCGCGCGTGCATCGAATACGGGACGAAGGTCGTGGCCGGCGTGACGCCGGGCAAGGGCGGCATGATGATGGACGACGTCCCGGTGTTCAACTCCGTCAGGGAGGCCGTGGTCAGGACCGGCGCCAACGCCGGCATGATCTTCGTGCCGCCCCCCTTTGCGGCGGACGCCATCATGGAGGCCGTCGACGCCGAGCTCCCCCTCATCGTCTGCATCACCGAGGGCATTCCGGTCATGGACATGCTGAAGGTCAAGAACTACATCAAGGGCAAACCCGTCCGCCTCATCGGCCCCAACTGCCCCGGCATCATCACGCCGGGCGAGTGCAAGATCGGCATCATGCCCGGCAAGATCCACATGCCCGGGAAGATCGGGGTGGTCTCCCGCTCCGGGACCCTGACCTATGAAGCGGTCCATGCCCTCACCCTGGCGGGCCTCGGCCAGACCACGTGCATCGGCATCGGCGGCGATCCGGTGAACGGCACCAACTTCATCGACTGCCTGAGCCGTTTCCAGGAGGACGACGCCACCGAGGGCATTGTCATGATCGGTGAAATCGGCGGCAGCGCCGAGGAGGACGCCGCCGACTACATCAAGGCCAACGTCACCAAGCCGGTGGTCGGCTTCATCGCCGGACTCACCGCGCCTCCGGGCCGCCGCATGGGCCACGCCGGCGCCATCATCAGCGGCAGCAGCGGCACGGGCCAGAGCAAGGTCGCCGCCATGAAGGCCAACGGCATCACCGTCTGCGAGAACCTCGCCTACCTCAAGGACGTCTGCGCCGAAACCTTCAAGTAA
- the hypA gene encoding hydrogenase maturation nickel metallochaperone HypA — protein sequence MHEMGIAMQIAEIAAAAIPADMAGKRVERVRLRVGRLSAVVSASLRFCFDVVARDTPLANAVLDIEEIPVTAVCDDCGHQWTADQPHFICPRCNGGAVRILSGRELEVTAIEIEE from the coding sequence ATGCACGAAATGGGCATCGCCATGCAGATTGCGGAGATCGCCGCTGCCGCCATTCCGGCGGACATGGCCGGGAAGCGCGTGGAGCGGGTGCGCCTGCGCGTGGGCAGGCTGTCGGCGGTGGTCTCCGCGAGCCTCAGGTTCTGCTTCGACGTGGTCGCCCGGGACACCCCGCTGGCGAACGCCGTTCTCGACATCGAGGAGATTCCCGTCACCGCGGTCTGCGACGACTGCGGACACCAATGGACCGCCGACCAGCCGCACTTCATCTGCCCCCGCTGCAACGGGGGCGCCGTCCGGATCCTCTCCGGCCGGGAGTTGGAGGTGACGGCGATAGAGATAGAAGAATAG
- the hypB gene encoding hydrogenase nickel incorporation protein HypB, with protein sequence MEIKIVRKVLGVNDANALRNRERFADNNVFVLNVMSSPGSGKTTLLEKTIARLMPGIRCGVIVGDICTANDADRLAVTGVPVVQVNTDAFGGDCHLAAHVIEKASEDLDLSALDLLIVENVGNLVCPAEFDIGENARAVVLSVTEGEDKPVKYPLMFRECDAAVLNKTDLLPYLDYDREAAVGYIHEVHPGMPVFELSARTGDGLDPWVDWIRERVREKKAEG encoded by the coding sequence ATGGAAATCAAAATCGTTCGCAAGGTGTTGGGGGTCAACGACGCCAACGCGCTTCGGAACCGGGAACGGTTCGCCGACAACAACGTGTTCGTTCTCAACGTCATGAGTTCCCCGGGATCCGGGAAGACGACCCTTCTGGAAAAGACCATCGCGCGCCTCATGCCCGGCATCCGCTGCGGCGTGATCGTGGGGGACATCTGCACGGCGAATGACGCGGACCGGCTGGCCGTGACCGGCGTTCCCGTCGTTCAGGTCAACACGGACGCCTTTGGCGGGGACTGCCACCTGGCGGCCCATGTCATCGAGAAGGCCTCGGAGGATCTCGACCTTTCGGCTCTGGATCTTTTGATCGTGGAGAACGTGGGGAACCTGGTCTGCCCCGCGGAGTTCGACATCGGCGAAAACGCCCGGGCCGTGGTGCTCAGCGTCACCGAGGGGGAGGACAAACCCGTCAAGTATCCCCTCATGTTCCGGGAGTGCGACGCCGCCGTCCTCAACAAGACGGACCTCCTCCCCTATCTCGACTACGACCGGGAGGCGGCCGTGGGCTATATCCACGAGGTCCACCCCGGCATGCCGGTATTCGAACTCTCGGCCAGAACCGGCGACGGCCTCGATCCCTGGGTGGACTGGATCAGGGAGAGGGTGAGGGAAAAGAAGGCTGAAGGCTGA
- a CDS encoding alpha/beta hydrolase: MEKRIFFTCGGMQLAGLFHPGGEKGAVVTHPHPLYGGDMHNVVVEALVLAYQRKGFATLRFDFRGTGRSEGTHDNGVGEREDVLAALAFLAEKGVRRFDLAGYSFGAWVNARIGCPDLHRMIMVSPPVNFLDFGDVGPIPCLDLVVVGDDDDFAAADRVQRMTAAWNPDARCTVIPDTDHFYSGAIRELDDVLNKCI; the protein is encoded by the coding sequence ATGGAAAAGAGAATCTTTTTCACGTGCGGCGGAATGCAGCTGGCAGGGCTTTTTCACCCCGGGGGCGAGAAGGGGGCGGTGGTCACCCATCCCCATCCCCTCTACGGCGGGGACATGCACAACGTTGTGGTGGAGGCCCTGGTGCTGGCCTACCAGCGAAAGGGGTTCGCCACCCTCCGGTTCGATTTCCGGGGAACGGGCCGAAGCGAGGGGACCCACGACAACGGGGTCGGAGAGCGGGAGGACGTTTTAGCCGCCCTGGCCTTCCTCGCTGAAAAAGGGGTCCGCCGCTTCGATCTGGCCGGCTATTCCTTCGGGGCCTGGGTGAACGCCCGAATCGGTTGCCCAGACCTCCACCGCATGATCATGGTGTCGCCCCCCGTCAACTTCCTCGATTTCGGGGATGTGGGCCCCATCCCCTGCCTGGATCTGGTGGTGGTGGGCGACGACGACGACTTTGCGGCGGCAGACCGCGTGCAGCGGATGACCGCCGCATGGAACCCCGACGCCCGATGCACCGTCATCCCCGACACCGACCATTTTTACAGTGGTGCCATCCGGGAACTGGATGATGTTTTGAACAAATGTATATGA
- a CDS encoding ribonuclease D → MEIQNPFNMPSGAEGDASGRPAHRKPRYRLIEDAASLADLIDALDGEATVGVDLEADSMYHFREKVCLIQISTERLSAVIDPLSVTDLSGLRPIFADPGVRKIFHGADYDVRSLHRDFGIEIENLFDTQIACRFLGFQESGLEAVIRSQFGVRLDKKFQKKNWSRRPLPPEMLAYAASDTRYLIPLAERLTAALREKDRLQWVEEECRLLTQVRSLPENGEPLFLRFKGAGRLHPRNLAVLEAVLRLRREIAEKKDRPLFKVFGNDSIMKIVKVRPTSAAKLERAGGLSRKQLEMYGHAVVERVREAMELPEEALPDYPHTKSPTLSPRVPERVKALKTWRDQKAADLDIDPTLILNKSLLTVLAVTHPRDAAALSAVDELKTWQREAFGEEILAVLTALRKPRKPAPKSRRRRRKKRPA, encoded by the coding sequence ATGGAGATCCAGAACCCATTCAATATGCCTTCGGGGGCCGAAGGCGATGCATCGGGCCGCCCCGCCCACCGGAAACCGCGCTACCGTTTGATCGAAGACGCGGCGTCCCTGGCCGATCTGATCGACGCCCTTGACGGTGAGGCGACCGTCGGCGTCGATCTCGAGGCTGATTCCATGTACCATTTCCGGGAAAAGGTCTGTCTGATTCAGATCAGCACGGAACGCCTCTCCGCCGTTATCGATCCCCTGTCGGTGACCGACCTTTCGGGCCTCCGGCCCATTTTCGCGGATCCCGGCGTGCGTAAGATTTTTCACGGGGCGGACTACGACGTCCGATCCCTTCACCGGGACTTCGGCATCGAGATCGAAAACCTCTTCGACACCCAGATCGCCTGTCGGTTCCTGGGGTTTCAGGAGAGCGGCCTGGAGGCCGTCATCCGCAGCCAGTTCGGCGTCCGCCTCGACAAGAAGTTTCAGAAGAAAAACTGGTCCAGGCGGCCCCTGCCGCCGGAGATGCTCGCCTATGCCGCATCGGACACCCGCTATCTCATCCCCCTGGCCGAGCGCCTGACCGCAGCCCTCCGGGAAAAGGACCGCCTGCAGTGGGTGGAGGAGGAGTGCCGTCTGCTCACCCAGGTCCGGTCTCTGCCCGAGAACGGGGAGCCCCTCTTTCTCCGGTTCAAGGGCGCCGGCCGGCTTCACCCCCGGAACCTGGCCGTACTCGAGGCCGTGCTCCGGCTTCGGCGGGAGATCGCCGAAAAGAAGGACCGGCCTCTTTTCAAGGTGTTCGGCAACGACAGCATCATGAAGATCGTCAAGGTCCGGCCCACCTCGGCGGCAAAGCTGGAGCGGGCCGGCGGGCTCAGCCGGAAGCAGCTGGAGATGTACGGCCATGCAGTGGTGGAGCGGGTCCGCGAGGCCATGGAACTGCCCGAGGAGGCGCTGCCCGACTACCCCCACACGAAATCCCCGACCCTGTCGCCCCGGGTCCCCGAAAGGGTCAAGGCCCTCAAGACCTGGCGGGATCAAAAGGCGGCGGACCTTGACATCGACCCCACCCTGATCCTGAACAAATCGCTTCTCACGGTACTGGCCGTGACCCACCCCCGCGACGCGGCGGCCCTTTCAGCCGTCGACGAACTGAAAACGTGGCAGCGGGAGGCCTTTGGCGAGGAGATCCTGGCGGTGCTGACCGCCCTCCGGAAGCCGCGCAAGCCCGCACCCAAATCCCGGCGCAGGCGGCGGAAAAAACGGCCGGCCTGA
- the thrS gene encoding threonine--tRNA ligase: protein MIRITLPDGSIKTFENTPTAYDVAVSISEGLARNCVAAEVDGRLIDLYREIPEDAAVRLITPKDPEALEILRHTAAHVMAQAILRVYPDAHLTIGPVVEDGFYYDIDMGPVSADDFPRIEAEMRKIVNEKLPIRRKTVSKADALAFYRNEPYKLEMIQDLPDGTISFYEQGEFTDLCRGPHLPHTGFIRAFKLMKTSGAYWRADQTNAQLQRIYGTAFFDKKDLKRYLDFLEEARKRNHRKLGERLDLFSFHDEAPGMPFFHARGMTVWNTLLAYWREAHLEAGYVETKTPIMLNRSLWERSGHWENYRENMYTSTIDDMDYAIKPMNCPGGMLLYANRPHSYKELPLRQAEIGLVHRHEMSGVLSGLFRVRAFHQDDAHIFMTPDQIEGEILGVLRLVERIYGTFGLGFHLELSTRPGKSIGSDEQWAQATDGLKKALDTYGQPYKINAGDGAFYGPKIDVHIKDALGRTWQCGTVQLDMSLPERFDLTYVGQDNEKHRPIMIHRVIYGSIERFFGILIEHYAGKFPLWLSPVQVRVLPINDELAPYALEVKDFLAAGGLRVEVDERTESLNRKIREAQLEYIPLILTIGAKEKTAGTLSVRTLDGSVTYGVSREAFLTRVSDHIRRRSPDPGIFTD, encoded by the coding sequence ATGATCCGTATCACACTTCCCGACGGAAGTATCAAAACCTTTGAAAACACCCCCACGGCCTATGACGTGGCCGTAAGCATTTCGGAAGGGCTTGCGCGAAACTGCGTGGCCGCCGAGGTGGACGGCCGGCTGATCGACCTTTACCGGGAGATCCCCGAAGACGCCGCCGTCCGCCTCATCACCCCCAAGGACCCCGAGGCCCTCGAGATTCTCCGGCACACCGCGGCCCACGTCATGGCCCAGGCCATCCTGAGGGTCTACCCCGACGCCCATCTGACCATCGGACCGGTGGTGGAGGACGGCTTCTACTACGACATCGACATGGGGCCCGTATCCGCGGACGACTTCCCCAGAATCGAAGCCGAAATGCGGAAGATCGTGAACGAGAAGCTGCCCATCCGGCGAAAAACCGTATCCAAGGCCGACGCCCTCGCCTTTTACCGGAACGAACCCTACAAGCTGGAGATGATCCAGGACCTGCCGGACGGCACCATCTCCTTTTACGAGCAGGGGGAGTTTACGGACCTCTGCCGGGGCCCCCACCTGCCCCACACCGGGTTCATCCGGGCCTTCAAGCTGATGAAGACCTCCGGGGCCTACTGGCGGGCCGACCAGACCAACGCCCAACTCCAGCGAATCTACGGGACCGCTTTTTTCGACAAGAAAGACCTGAAGCGATACCTCGACTTCCTCGAGGAGGCCCGGAAACGGAACCACCGCAAGCTCGGGGAGCGACTGGACCTCTTCAGCTTTCACGACGAAGCGCCGGGAATGCCCTTTTTCCACGCCCGGGGCATGACCGTCTGGAACACCCTTCTGGCATACTGGCGGGAGGCCCACCTCGAGGCGGGCTACGTGGAGACCAAGACCCCCATCATGCTCAACCGCTCCCTCTGGGAACGGAGCGGTCACTGGGAAAACTACCGCGAGAACATGTACACCTCCACCATCGACGACATGGATTACGCCATCAAACCCATGAACTGTCCCGGGGGGATGCTCCTCTACGCCAACCGGCCCCACTCCTACAAGGAGCTGCCCCTCCGGCAGGCCGAGATCGGGCTGGTCCATCGCCACGAGATGAGCGGGGTGCTCTCGGGGCTTTTCCGGGTCCGGGCCTTTCACCAGGACGACGCTCACATCTTCATGACCCCCGATCAGATCGAAGGGGAGATCCTGGGGGTGCTCCGCCTGGTGGAGCGGATCTACGGCACCTTCGGCCTCGGGTTTCATCTGGAGCTTTCCACCCGGCCCGGGAAATCCATCGGCAGCGATGAACAGTGGGCCCAGGCGACGGACGGCCTGAAAAAAGCCCTGGACACCTACGGACAGCCATACAAGATCAACGCGGGGGACGGGGCTTTCTACGGGCCGAAGATCGACGTCCACATCAAGGATGCCCTCGGGCGGACCTGGCAGTGCGGCACGGTCCAGCTGGACATGTCCCTCCCCGAACGTTTCGACCTGACCTATGTGGGCCAGGACAACGAGAAGCACCGCCCCATCATGATCCACCGGGTGATCTACGGCTCCATCGAACGGTTTTTCGGCATTCTGATCGAGCATTACGCCGGCAAGTTTCCCCTATGGCTCTCGCCGGTCCAGGTCAGGGTCCTGCCCATCAACGACGAGCTGGCCCCATACGCGTTAGAGGTGAAAGACTTCCTGGCGGCGGGGGGCCTCCGGGTCGAGGTCGACGAACGCACCGAAAGCCTGAACCGGAAAATCCGGGAGGCCCAGCTGGAATACATTCCCCTGATCCTGACCATCGGCGCCAAAGAGAAGACGGCCGGAACCCTTTCCGTCAGGACACTGGACGGCTCGGTCACCTACGGTGTTTCCCGGGAGGCGTTCCTCACGCGGGTTTCGGATCACATCCGCCGCAGGAGTCCGGATCCGGGCATCTTCACGGACTGA
- the fdhF gene encoding formate dehydrogenase subunit alpha — translation MDAQNTIVINGNEFAFTPGETILQVARRNSIPIPTLCHLKNATPTGQCRICVVEVKGARSLVASCAAPAGKGMVVLTESPKVIEARRLVLQLMLSSGNHNCAARVSDDRDWSGFQLDVNRYDQTGQLCPVWGDCELQHLAYQYQVSAERFPRSEVPYPMEDVNPFIVRDFSRCIKCGRCVQACNDVQVNNAINFGYRGTDTKIIAGEDKTLKDSECVFCGECLQACPVGALVEKNARYRVRPWETQKVRTTCSYCGVGCQLNLHVKAGKVVKVTGVEDVAPNYGSLCVKGRFGFDFIGSGERLTTPLIKEDGKFRKASWDEALGLVAEKLGVVKRQHGPDAIGVLTSARVTNEDNYVANKFTRAVLKTNNIDHCARLUHSSTVAGLAAAFGSGAMTNTIGDLEEADVILVTGSNTTENHPVISTYIKRAVKFKGARLIVVDPRRVKIATFAQHWLRQNLGTDVAWINGMMHIIIKENLHDKAFVENRTQGFEDLKAMVEKFTPEYVESITGIPAASLIDAARLYAGAGNAAIVYCMGITQHVSGTDNVKSLANLAMLTGNLGNRGGGVNPLRGQNNVQGACDMGGLPNVFSGYQPVTSDEIAQKMEQAWGVTGLSRKVGLKVTEMIPKAHSGELKALYIIGENPLVSDADLDHVAKSVGNLDFLVVQDIFMTETAALADVVLPSACFAEKEGTFSNTERRVQRVRKAVEPPGEARDDWWITAQIARRMGYDMACESAEEIMAEIARVTPSYGGITYDRIDYEGLHWPCPTTDHPGTPILHKEQFPIGRGKFHAIDFIPPAEATDDEYPLYLTTGRVLYHYHTGTMTRKSEGLNERVPENFVEISAKDARDLGITDGGAIEISSRRGRITATAKVSTTAVSGTVFIPFHFAESAANQLTNAALDPVSGIPEYKVCAVKLSAAAQ, via the coding sequence ATGGACGCACAAAACACCATCGTCATCAACGGGAATGAGTTCGCATTCACTCCCGGAGAGACCATCCTTCAGGTGGCGCGGCGGAACAGTATTCCCATTCCCACCCTCTGTCACCTGAAAAACGCGACGCCCACCGGCCAATGCCGGATCTGCGTCGTCGAAGTCAAGGGCGCCCGCAGCCTGGTGGCTTCCTGTGCCGCCCCGGCGGGCAAAGGCATGGTGGTTCTGACCGAATCCCCCAAGGTCATCGAGGCCCGGCGCCTCGTGCTTCAGCTGATGCTTTCATCCGGGAACCACAACTGTGCGGCCCGGGTGTCGGACGATCGCGACTGGAGCGGATTCCAGCTCGACGTCAACCGGTACGACCAGACCGGACAACTCTGCCCGGTGTGGGGCGACTGCGAGCTTCAGCACCTCGCCTACCAGTACCAGGTTTCCGCCGAGCGGTTCCCCCGTTCGGAGGTGCCCTACCCCATGGAGGACGTCAACCCCTTCATCGTTCGGGATTTCTCCCGGTGCATCAAGTGCGGCCGGTGCGTCCAGGCCTGTAACGACGTTCAGGTCAACAACGCCATCAACTTCGGATACCGGGGCACGGACACCAAGATTATCGCCGGCGAAGACAAGACCCTCAAGGATTCGGAGTGCGTCTTCTGCGGGGAGTGCCTCCAGGCCTGTCCGGTGGGCGCCCTGGTGGAGAAGAACGCCCGGTACAGGGTGCGTCCGTGGGAGACCCAAAAGGTCCGCACCACCTGCAGCTACTGCGGCGTCGGCTGCCAGTTGAACCTCCACGTCAAGGCGGGCAAGGTGGTCAAGGTCACCGGCGTCGAGGACGTCGCCCCCAACTACGGCAGCCTCTGCGTCAAGGGCCGGTTCGGTTTCGATTTCATCGGATCCGGGGAGCGCCTCACCACGCCCCTCATCAAGGAAGACGGCAAGTTCCGGAAGGCCTCCTGGGACGAGGCCCTCGGTCTCGTTGCGGAAAAGCTCGGCGTCGTCAAACGCCAGCACGGACCTGATGCCATCGGCGTGCTCACCTCGGCCCGCGTCACCAACGAAGACAATTACGTGGCCAACAAATTCACCCGGGCGGTGTTGAAGACCAACAACATCGACCACTGCGCCCGTCTCTGACACAGCTCCACCGTGGCCGGTCTGGCCGCAGCATTCGGAAGTGGCGCAATGACGAACACCATCGGCGACCTGGAAGAGGCCGATGTCATCCTGGTGACCGGATCCAACACCACGGAGAACCACCCGGTCATTTCAACCTATATCAAGCGCGCCGTGAAATTCAAGGGCGCCAGGCTCATCGTGGTGGACCCCAGGCGGGTCAAGATCGCCACCTTCGCCCAACACTGGCTCCGCCAGAACCTGGGCACGGACGTGGCCTGGATCAACGGCATGATGCACATCATCATCAAGGAGAACCTCCACGACAAGGCCTTCGTCGAAAACCGGACCCAGGGGTTCGAAGACCTCAAGGCCATGGTGGAAAAGTTCACCCCCGAGTACGTGGAAAGCATCACCGGCATTCCGGCCGCAAGCCTCATCGATGCGGCACGCCTGTATGCCGGGGCCGGAAACGCCGCCATCGTCTACTGTATGGGCATCACCCAGCACGTCTCGGGGACGGACAACGTCAAGTCCCTGGCCAACCTGGCCATGCTCACCGGCAACCTGGGCAACAGGGGCGGCGGTGTCAACCCCCTCAGGGGGCAGAACAACGTCCAGGGGGCCTGCGACATGGGCGGCCTGCCCAACGTCTTTTCCGGGTACCAGCCGGTCACCAGCGATGAGATCGCCCAGAAGATGGAGCAGGCCTGGGGCGTGACCGGGCTATCCAGAAAGGTGGGCCTCAAGGTCACCGAGATGATCCCCAAGGCCCATTCGGGCGAGCTCAAGGCTCTCTATATCATCGGCGAGAATCCCCTGGTCTCCGACGCGGACCTCGACCATGTGGCCAAAAGCGTCGGAAACCTCGACTTTCTGGTGGTCCAGGACATCTTCATGACCGAAACCGCGGCCCTTGCCGACGTGGTGCTCCCCTCCGCCTGTTTCGCCGAAAAGGAAGGAACCTTCTCCAACACGGAGCGCCGGGTTCAGCGCGTCCGCAAGGCTGTCGAGCCGCCCGGAGAGGCCAGGGACGACTGGTGGATCACGGCCCAGATCGCCAGGCGCATGGGCTACGACATGGCCTGCGAAAGCGCCGAGGAGATCATGGCGGAGATCGCCCGGGTGACCCCCTCCTACGGCGGCATCACCTACGACCGGATCGACTACGAAGGGCTCCACTGGCCCTGCCCGACAACGGACCATCCCGGGACGCCGATCCTGCACAAGGAGCAGTTCCCCATCGGCAGGGGAAAATTCCATGCCATCGACTTCATCCCGCCGGCCGAAGCGACGGACGACGAGTATCCCCTCTACCTGACCACCGGGCGCGTGCTCTACCACTACCACACCGGCACCATGACCCGGAAGTCCGAAGGACTGAACGAGCGGGTTCCGGAAAACTTCGTGGAGATCTCCGCCAAGGACGCCAGGGACCTCGGCATCACCGACGGCGGCGCCATCGAGATCAGCTCCCGGCGGGGCAGGATCACGGCGACGGCCAAGGTCTCCACCACCGCGGTCTCGGGGACCGTTTTCATTCCGTTCCATTTCGCCGAATCCGCAGCCAACCAGCTGACCAACGCGGCCCTGGATCCGGTTTCCGGCATTCCGGAATACAAGGTGTGCGCCGTGAAGCTTTCGGCGGCCGCCCAATAG
- a CDS encoding DJ-1 family glyoxalase III: MAKTALVPVADGTEEIEAVVIIDVLRRAGVAVTVASVMDRLQVTASRGVMLTAEKDISGCVEEAYDLVALPGGIPGARHLAASAALGKILDRQRGSGRLYGAICAAPAVVLRPLGLLEGLRATCHPAFRDELPGWEDRRVVVDGTCVTSQGPGTAIEFALSLVALLLGEAEAEAVAGPMIPGPCVMTETRR, encoded by the coding sequence ATGGCAAAGACCGCACTGGTGCCCGTGGCCGACGGGACCGAAGAGATCGAAGCCGTTGTGATCATAGACGTGCTGCGTCGCGCGGGGGTTGCCGTCACCGTGGCCTCGGTCATGGACCGGCTGCAGGTGACCGCCTCCCGCGGGGTGATGCTGACGGCCGAGAAGGATATATCGGGGTGTGTCGAAGAGGCCTACGACCTGGTGGCGCTGCCGGGAGGCATACCCGGAGCGCGGCATCTGGCGGCATCGGCGGCCCTCGGGAAGATTCTCGACCGGCAGCGCGGCTCCGGGAGGCTATACGGCGCCATATGCGCCGCCCCGGCCGTGGTGCTCAGGCCCCTGGGCCTCCTCGAGGGCCTTCGAGCCACCTGCCACCCTGCCTTCCGGGATGAACTCCCCGGGTGGGAGGATCGGCGCGTGGTCGTCGACGGGACCTGCGTGACGAGCCAGGGCCCCGGCACCGCCATTGAATTCGCGCTTTCCCTGGTGGCCCTGCTCCTGGGGGAGGCCGAAGCTGAAGCGGTCGCCGGCCCCATGATTCCGGGTCCGTGCGTGATGACAGAGACAAGGAGGTAG